CGGTTTGCGCCAAATATACGACTCCACCCACAGTTAAATCCACATCATGATCAGTAAAACCCTGCATGGTTTCATCACGGCGTGTCAATTTCCAACATGTGGCAAGGGTAGTTATTTCATTTGCTAAATGGCTTTCCAAAGCGCTACTGGTAGATTTCATACCCTTCGCTCCCTTTTATACACGTAATTCAACCAAAGGGATGTTTCCCCAGGAATACACCCCAAAATTATCCAATCGCGCCGATAAGCTATCCGTATCGAAGCGTACTGGCACATCAAATTCAAAATCAGCGCTTATAACTGCTCCCGCACTGGGAGCCACAGAAAAGCTGATATCCCCCATAGTGTCGTCAACACTAAAGCCTGTGCTTTGCAATACACTATCCACATATAATTTCACACTCGAAGCAACAGGCTTAGTGATCACTCGCACATCATCCACGCCGCCGCTGATATAATGCTTAACCATCTGAAAATTCTGTGTTGCACCATCGCCTGTAGCAAGAATTTGACCAATAGCTTCGTAATCGCTCCAATCTTTAAATCGAAACCCATAAGCGCGTCCTTTACGGGCGCGAAAAAAGGCAATCAGATTGTCCAGCTGCGTCTGAGTTTTCACTCCATGCGCTACGTCATATCGTGTGCGGGCATATTCCCAATTAATATTTCGCTGCTCATGGCCGCTATTAGTCATCACTACATCTGTCGAATAGCTAGGACCACCAGAAGACCCATAAGCAATATCCTCAGGGAAACGAATTTCTACAAAGCTCATATATGCCTCCTCAATAAAGGGTTAAAAAATCCCATAAAAAAAGGGCCCAAAGGCCCTTAAAAAACATTCTGTATTTAATGCTAGCGTTGTAAGGTCGGCTCTTCAGAGCGCTTAGTACGCTGCGTATAATTTTCAGGCGATTGTTCTTTAGCTGCAAAACCTGAGGCTTCTTTAGGCGCGTCATTTCTTTCCGGCTCGTCACGATGCATACGCCCATCTTCCATAGTTGGGCCATGAATAGTCGTCTCTGGCGCCGTCACCGCTTCATCTTTCTGACGTTCCAGCAAAGCTTCGCTAGCCGCTTGTGCATTTGAAGATTCCACTCGTGGTGGCGTAATCAACGCCGCAGGACCCAAATCAGGGTGTCCAGGGGCAGTGAAAGGCATTTCACCATCATTGGATTTTGATGGGCGATCCGGCTTATCCGCTTTTTCCTCTGGTTCATTATGCGCTTTGTTCCGCCTTGCTGCTGGCACATGGCCAAACAACAGCTGCTGAGGGCGTATACCATCCTCATTAATGCGTTGCGCCATAACTTTATTTGCCGCATTCAGCTCAGGAAAATCTTTTTCCAACACTTCTGCTTGTTGCTCTGGCGACATTTTTTCAAAATTCTGTCCAGCATTTTCTTTAATGGCTTGTTGTGCCTGCGGATTCAACGCAAGTTGCACCCCAAACACATCTACAGCGGTGGTTTCTTCGCCGCGCTGCTGTTTTTCCTTAATATGCATAATTTTATTATGCGCAGTGTTTTCCATTGCATCTTCAATACGGCTGGTATGCAGCACTTTACGCACCAG
The sequence above is a segment of the Alphaproteobacteria bacterium genome. Coding sequences within it:
- a CDS encoding DUF2460 domain-containing protein; the protein is MSFVEIRFPEDIAYGSSGGPSYSTDVVMTNSGHEQRNINWEYARTRYDVAHGVKTQTQLDNLIAFFRARKGRAYGFRFKDWSDYEAIGQILATGDGATQNFQMVKHYISGGVDDVRVITKPVASSVKLYVDSVLQSTGFSVDDTMGDISFSVAPSAGAVISADFEFDVPVRFDTDSLSARLDNFGVYSWGNIPLVELRV